Proteins encoded in a region of the Paenibacillus pedocola genome:
- a CDS encoding glycosyltransferase family 2 protein has translation MAKVSIIMTSYNKPGYIAKSIQSILNQTFTDFELFLMDDNSNSETLTVIEPFLKDKRIKFYQSNIQTMGQRVEKVRYAALINEALLHASGEYISYATDDNCYRNTRLEQMVDYLERSPSVMIVYSASLVNYLNEKNEVTKQQLRPAKRVVPVAPCQIDHCSVMHRSSILPVIQEKFGSYWDENPEFYRIGDARFFWRLNHFWDFYPIEEVLDDNYITELSIHHQLQQQEKSQFIQMLPPQRTCKELREDLRAMKKKASELPKIIT, from the coding sequence TTGGCAAAGGTATCCATAATCATGACCAGTTACAATAAGCCTGGATATATCGCGAAATCCATTCAATCGATTCTAAATCAGACGTTTACCGACTTTGAACTCTTCCTGATGGATGATAACTCGAATTCAGAAACCCTTACCGTCATTGAGCCATTTCTAAAGGATAAGAGAATCAAATTCTATCAGAGCAATATTCAAACCATGGGCCAAAGGGTGGAGAAGGTCAGGTATGCTGCTCTAATCAATGAAGCCTTACTACACGCTTCGGGGGAGTATATTTCCTATGCAACAGATGATAACTGTTATAGAAATACTAGACTGGAACAAATGGTAGATTATTTAGAGCGGAGCCCGAGTGTCATGATTGTCTATTCCGCGTCCTTAGTCAATTATTTGAATGAGAAGAATGAGGTCACCAAACAACAATTAAGACCGGCAAAGCGAGTGGTCCCGGTAGCCCCTTGCCAGATCGATCATTGCTCGGTCATGCATCGAAGCTCCATTCTTCCGGTCATCCAAGAAAAGTTCGGATCTTATTGGGATGAGAATCCGGAATTTTACCGCATTGGGGATGCCCGGTTTTTTTGGCGGCTCAATCATTTCTGGGATTTCTATCCGATAGAGGAGGTTTTGGATGATAACTATATAACAGAGCTATCCATCCATCATCAGCTGCAGCAGCAGGAAAAGAGTCAATTTATACAAATGCTGCCGCCTCAAAGAACATGCAAAGAGCTTAGAGAAGATCTGAGAGCCATGAAAAAGAAAGCAAGTGAACTGCCCAAAATCATCACCTAA
- a CDS encoding CgeB family protein produces MRILFITSGFRAVYNFFERSIMEAFQNAGHYCESFRLRNDLHALQQMEQSLQPDLILAMAGLKIPKPILEFLRQTNVKSAVWMTEDPYYMDWTLPLTAYFDYIFTIDQAAAEQYTSLGHPCVYHLPLGTDPEIFHPTLVSEEFTSDIGLVGVPYSNRIELIEWLLKSTDYPIQIVGRGWGKHHMEWNRHINGHIHLVNAWVKPETVVKYYNGSTIVLNIHRPSDEKYNKNRMGIMAKSINNRTFDAASCEAFQLIDAKEELGNHFEDGKEMVSFIDKNDLLEKVHYYIAHDEERKQIARQARQRVLTSHTFQHRIGHLLMKVQSKQ; encoded by the coding sequence ATGAGAATTCTTTTTATAACCTCAGGTTTTCGGGCCGTTTATAACTTCTTTGAACGGAGTATAATGGAAGCATTTCAGAATGCAGGTCACTATTGTGAATCTTTCAGATTGAGAAATGATCTGCATGCATTACAACAAATGGAACAATCTTTACAGCCCGATCTAATTTTGGCTATGGCCGGTCTGAAAATCCCCAAACCTATACTAGAGTTCTTAAGACAAACAAATGTGAAGTCAGCCGTCTGGATGACGGAAGATCCTTATTATATGGATTGGACCCTTCCGCTCACCGCTTATTTTGACTACATCTTTACCATCGATCAGGCTGCTGCGGAACAATATACAAGCCTTGGACATCCCTGTGTGTATCATCTTCCGCTGGGGACAGATCCGGAAATATTTCACCCCACACTAGTCTCTGAGGAGTTTACAAGTGATATTGGTTTAGTAGGAGTACCCTACAGTAATCGGATTGAGCTTATTGAATGGTTATTAAAGAGTACAGACTATCCGATCCAGATTGTTGGGCGGGGGTGGGGAAAACATCATATGGAATGGAACAGACATATAAATGGGCATATTCATTTAGTGAATGCCTGGGTAAAGCCCGAAACCGTAGTGAAATATTATAATGGTTCGACGATCGTTCTAAATATTCACCGCCCCTCTGATGAGAAATACAATAAGAACCGTATGGGGATTATGGCCAAGAGTATCAACAACCGCACCTTTGATGCAGCCAGCTGTGAAGCCTTTCAACTTATAGATGCTAAAGAAGAGCTGGGAAATCATTTTGAGGACGGGAAGGAAATGGTTTCTTTCATAGATAAGAATGATTTACTGGAGAAGGTTCATTATTATATTGCACACGACGAAGAACGCAAACAAATAGCCAGACAAGCAAGACAACGCGTGTTGACTTCACACACCTTTCAGCATCGAATCGGTCATTTGTTAATGAAGGTTCAATCCAAACAATAA
- a CDS encoding beta-glucosidase family protein: MNKSPDELLKELTLTEKASLCAGLNMWMTKGIERLNIPPVHMYDGTNGIRKTNSNEEMGITTENVPATCYPTGSAIGSSWNPALLHEVGVALGRESKAMEVELLLGPGVNMKRTPLGGRNFEYYSEDPCLTGELGAAFINGIQSEGVGASVKHFAGNNQEFEKMVTSSEIDERTLREIYLSAFERIIKKSDPWTVMCSYNLLNGTYTSENEHLLNDILREEWGYDGVVLSDWTAVNDRIRGLNAGLDLEMPGPAHYNAKAIVEAVQDGKLSEEQLDKSVGRILKLVERVTGNKAVEKVDADYHALARKAAAESIVLLKNDNAILPLRPETASAIAVIGRFAKKPRIQGAGSAKVTPTRVDIPLEEIKELAGTLATVNYTAGYPEDDSVNEELIKESVSLAKNADVAVLFVGQPEYAESEMHDLKGIELPEHQVKLIQAVAAVQPKCIVITSSGSALVMRPWVQHVPAVIHSWLSGQGMGRSIAEVLFGYTNPSGKLSETFPVKLADNPSHMRIRGENGKLYYREGLFVGYRYYDRKELAPQFPFGHGLSYTSFAYTDLDLVQHGTGVTVSFQLTNTGKRRGKEVVQLYVHDEECKWTRPEKELKAFAKVELDPGEQQTIVFELEERDFSYFNTKYNRWAADTGYFQILLGSSSKDIRITGRLHCDFGKEEITFHKFSLLSEWVSDPAAKAVLEQCLNEMNEHVIDKVYLNEEFVGFWEDFPMVKVFQMFGQTWMNERSPDEVIQELIERVERVRNN; this comes from the coding sequence ATGAATAAATCACCTGATGAATTGTTGAAGGAATTGACCCTTACCGAAAAAGCCTCGCTTTGTGCGGGACTGAATATGTGGATGACCAAAGGGATCGAGCGGCTAAATATCCCGCCTGTTCATATGTATGACGGAACCAACGGTATACGCAAGACAAACAGTAATGAAGAGATGGGAATTACAACGGAGAATGTTCCGGCGACCTGTTACCCGACAGGGTCTGCGATCGGCTCTTCCTGGAATCCAGCATTGCTGCATGAGGTAGGTGTGGCGCTTGGACGGGAGTCCAAGGCGATGGAGGTAGAGCTGCTGCTCGGACCGGGCGTCAATATGAAAAGAACACCGCTTGGCGGAAGAAATTTCGAATACTATTCGGAGGATCCCTGCCTGACGGGCGAGCTTGGGGCGGCCTTCATTAATGGTATCCAAAGCGAAGGTGTGGGAGCCTCGGTTAAGCACTTTGCAGGCAACAACCAGGAGTTCGAGAAAATGGTGACCAGCTCGGAAATCGATGAGCGGACGCTGCGCGAAATTTACCTGAGTGCTTTTGAACGGATCATCAAGAAATCCGATCCCTGGACGGTTATGTGCTCCTATAACCTGCTGAATGGAACCTATACCAGCGAGAATGAGCATCTGTTAAACGATATTCTCAGAGAAGAGTGGGGTTACGACGGCGTTGTCCTGTCCGACTGGACAGCCGTTAATGACCGGATACGCGGGCTAAATGCCGGACTGGACCTTGAAATGCCGGGCCCTGCCCACTACAATGCCAAAGCAATAGTAGAGGCGGTTCAGGACGGAAAGCTATCCGAAGAGCAGCTGGACAAGAGTGTGGGCCGTATCCTGAAGCTGGTTGAACGGGTTACCGGAAACAAAGCTGTGGAAAAAGTGGATGCCGATTACCATGCGCTGGCCCGTAAAGCGGCGGCCGAAAGCATCGTGCTGCTGAAGAACGATAACGCGATTCTCCCGCTGCGGCCGGAAACAGCTTCGGCGATTGCGGTAATCGGACGTTTTGCGAAGAAGCCGAGAATCCAGGGGGCCGGCAGTGCCAAGGTAACCCCTACAAGAGTGGATATCCCTTTGGAGGAAATCAAAGAGCTGGCAGGTACTCTGGCTACTGTGAATTATACAGCCGGATATCCGGAAGATGATTCTGTGAATGAAGAGCTTATTAAGGAAAGTGTATCGCTGGCCAAGAACGCCGATGTGGCTGTACTGTTCGTAGGCCAGCCGGAATATGCCGAATCGGAAATGCATGATTTGAAGGGCATCGAGCTTCCGGAGCACCAGGTCAAGCTGATTCAAGCGGTTGCCGCTGTTCAGCCAAAATGTATCGTGATAACCAGCAGCGGCTCGGCACTGGTCATGCGTCCATGGGTGCAGCATGTTCCAGCCGTCATCCATTCCTGGCTGTCGGGTCAAGGCATGGGCAGATCCATAGCAGAGGTATTGTTCGGCTATACCAATCCTTCAGGCAAACTGTCGGAGACCTTCCCTGTGAAGCTGGCGGATAACCCGTCGCACATGCGCATCCGCGGAGAGAACGGCAAGCTGTATTACCGCGAAGGCCTGTTCGTGGGTTACCGTTACTACGATCGTAAAGAGCTGGCCCCGCAATTCCCGTTCGGACACGGCCTGTCCTACACTTCATTTGCTTATACAGACCTGGATCTGGTGCAGCACGGGACTGGCGTCACAGTATCTTTTCAGCTCACCAATACAGGCAAGCGCAGAGGGAAAGAAGTCGTTCAGCTGTACGTACACGATGAAGAATGCAAGTGGACCCGGCCGGAGAAGGAGCTGAAGGCCTTTGCCAAGGTGGAGCTTGATCCGGGCGAACAACAGACGATCGTCTTTGAGCTGGAGGAAAGAGATTTTTCATACTTCAATACCAAGTACAACCGTTGGGCTGCAGACACAGGATACTTTCAGATTCTGCTGGGCAGCTCGTCCAAGGACATCCGGATTACGGGAAGATTGCACTGTGACTTCGGAAAAGAAGAAATCACGTTCCATAAATTCAGCCTTCTCAGTGAATGGGTGAGTGATCCCGCCGCAAAAGCCGTATTGGAGCAGTGCCTGAATGAAATGAATGAGCACGTCATAGATAAGGTATATCTTAACGAGGAGTTCGTGGGCTTCTGGGAGGACTTCCCGATGGTGAAAGTATTCCAGATGTTCGGCCAGACCTGGATGAACGAACGGTCACCGGATGAGGTGATTCAGGAGCTTATTGAACGGGTTGAGCGGGTGCGGAATAATTAA
- a CDS encoding PTS sugar transporter subunit IIC produces the protein MKRFMKWMTESFAPRLEAFTNNLWVASIQEAIMVAIPMIFIGSIITLISILKDFIPGMPDLTPITTFSFGLLGMFIAFLTPYTVMEKRERHKIKLLAGMSGVSLFVMLLNPTLNEDGTIQFILERFGPSGMITALLVGVFVALVMNLCQKFSFFKKGSSLPEFIMDWFDFLVPIALILTTGWVLVYPLHFDIFALIVNVFEPINAMGQSLTGFVLFNFIGVVLYSFGVSPWVMTPIWYAIWIPAIEQNAALVAAGQDPVNINTFETFFSGWLGIGGMGATLPLVVWFLLARSKKLKSVGKATILPSLFNINEPVVYGAPIAFNPLLMVPMWINGLVTPILVYIVLDMGLVRIPSQIFQLWYTPIGLSTYLMSGFNGLILLAVVLLIVFAVWFPFFKLYDAQELKKEQEN, from the coding sequence ATGAAGCGTTTCATGAAGTGGATGACAGAATCGTTTGCACCTAGATTGGAGGCGTTTACGAATAATCTCTGGGTTGCTTCCATTCAGGAAGCCATTATGGTGGCGATTCCGATGATTTTTATCGGCTCGATTATCACACTCATTTCAATCTTGAAGGATTTCATTCCGGGGATGCCGGATCTTACACCCATCACGACCTTTAGCTTCGGGTTATTGGGGATGTTTATTGCTTTTTTAACGCCGTATACAGTCATGGAAAAAAGAGAGCGCCACAAAATCAAGCTGCTGGCGGGAATGAGCGGGGTATCGCTCTTCGTGATGCTGCTTAACCCGACCCTAAATGAAGACGGAACCATCCAGTTCATTCTGGAACGGTTTGGGCCTTCGGGGATGATTACGGCACTCCTGGTCGGTGTGTTTGTTGCTCTTGTTATGAATCTTTGCCAGAAATTTTCGTTCTTCAAAAAAGGCTCTTCCCTTCCGGAATTTATTATGGACTGGTTCGATTTTCTCGTGCCGATTGCCTTGATCTTAACTACAGGATGGGTTTTGGTATATCCGCTTCACTTCGATATTTTTGCACTGATTGTAAATGTGTTCGAGCCCATCAATGCCATGGGTCAAAGTCTGACCGGCTTTGTATTGTTCAACTTTATCGGCGTGGTGCTGTATTCCTTCGGCGTAAGCCCATGGGTGATGACTCCGATCTGGTACGCCATATGGATCCCTGCCATTGAACAGAATGCAGCCCTCGTCGCAGCCGGACAGGATCCGGTCAACATCAATACGTTCGAAACCTTTTTCTCCGGCTGGCTGGGTATCGGCGGAATGGGAGCCACTCTGCCTCTGGTCGTCTGGTTCCTGCTGGCCCGGTCCAAAAAATTGAAGTCTGTCGGCAAAGCGACCATCCTTCCGTCCTTGTTCAATATTAATGAGCCAGTTGTGTACGGGGCGCCGATTGCGTTCAATCCGCTCCTTATGGTTCCAATGTGGATTAATGGACTGGTTACGCCGATTCTCGTGTATATCGTCCTCGATATGGGGCTGGTCCGGATTCCGAGCCAAATCTTCCAGCTGTGGTATACCCCGATCGGGCTGTCTACCTATCTGATGAGCGGATTTAACGGACTAATTCTGCTGGCGGTGGTTCTGCTGATTGTGTTTGCTGTATGGTTCCCGTTTTTCAAGCTGTATGATGCCCAGGAGCTGAAAAAGGAACAGGAAAATTAA
- a CDS encoding GH39 family glycosyl hydrolase, translating into MKLFVNSVQHIDFHWHKEVEILYVLHGSINMYLDQKQYTLQEDDILVINSMSVHKIERTHQDNVLLTLQFGPELLNNNAFISCNSAGDSGQDQSRLHSIKHNLAQMVWEINKKSPGYHSYTIGRLQLLCGCLLRYFADGTNPAVAEGSKDNDYKRLNSVLTYIDRHYNEKITLQAMADSEHLSLHYFSHFFTDKIGIPFQKYLTLIRLEKAQLQLAESDKTISEIALDCGFANVKLFNKYFKEKYGCTPGSYREASLAPEPHRLNLNRKPKTYEESSSGDYYEMDTMNAIGALYRYLDVKTDADQSSVPLPAALAAAPERIEVRTDQPPAFYKKHWNITTTAGRAVEGLREDWRKQLSALKGTIPFRYIRFHGIFNDEMMVYSENEDGTPVYNWSYVDKLYDFLLEQGVRPFVELSFMPGQLARSKETLFWWRGNISPPSDPAKWEALVRAFIRHCLNRYGADEVKQWYFEVWNEPDLAGVCWAGSKEEYFAFYESTVHAIKSVLPELRAGGPAMGYGSIWNDTWAEDFLAYCSSREVPLDFFSFHIYSEYPKLKTDEGRLTRIMPPAFFKESIDRVRQKMNEARYSDVELHITEWNFSLYDRNLLHDTMFMAPFVIYQTMNTLGDVEAMAYWSFTDVFEESVVPASPFYGGFGLINRDGLKKPGYYAFELMQKLGDELLMQGDGYTFTRKSDGSLQFLFYHYVHVDQLFANGDWSELSGSTRYDVFEEKGSKAFEINLTRLTGPYKCTSYRLDREHGSVFDEWMTMGAPDFLTQDEIQYLNSRSGPVIRTELVGQESWCKEIVLPPHGVLLLQLERQF; encoded by the coding sequence ATGAAGCTCTTCGTGAATTCCGTACAGCATATTGATTTTCATTGGCATAAGGAAGTTGAGATCCTGTATGTTCTCCATGGCTCGATTAACATGTATCTGGACCAGAAGCAATATACGCTCCAGGAAGATGATATTCTCGTGATAAACAGTATGTCGGTTCACAAAATTGAGCGGACCCATCAGGATAATGTGTTGTTAACCCTGCAGTTCGGCCCGGAGCTGCTGAATAATAATGCGTTCATCTCCTGCAACTCTGCCGGGGATTCCGGGCAGGACCAGTCGCGGCTGCACAGCATCAAGCACAATCTTGCGCAAATGGTCTGGGAGATTAACAAGAAATCGCCGGGTTATCACAGCTACACGATAGGCAGATTACAGCTGTTATGCGGATGCCTGCTGAGATATTTTGCAGACGGGACGAATCCGGCGGTGGCAGAAGGAAGCAAGGATAACGATTATAAAAGACTGAACAGTGTCCTCACATACATCGACCGCCACTACAATGAGAAGATTACGCTGCAGGCTATGGCGGATTCCGAGCATTTAAGCCTGCATTATTTTTCCCACTTCTTCACGGACAAAATTGGGATTCCCTTTCAAAAGTATTTGACGCTTATCCGCCTGGAAAAGGCCCAGCTCCAGCTGGCAGAAAGCGATAAGACCATCTCTGAAATTGCCCTGGATTGCGGATTTGCCAATGTAAAGCTGTTCAACAAATATTTCAAGGAAAAATACGGCTGTACGCCGGGCTCATACCGGGAAGCCTCGCTCGCACCGGAACCGCACCGGCTGAATCTGAACCGCAAGCCCAAAACGTATGAGGAATCCTCAAGCGGAGATTATTATGAGATGGACACGATGAACGCCATAGGAGCACTGTACCGCTACCTGGACGTCAAAACGGATGCGGATCAGTCCAGCGTTCCGCTGCCGGCTGCTCTTGCGGCTGCCCCCGAGCGGATTGAGGTTCGCACAGATCAGCCGCCGGCTTTTTATAAAAAGCACTGGAATATCACCACGACAGCCGGAAGAGCTGTAGAAGGACTGCGCGAGGATTGGCGGAAGCAGCTGTCTGCCTTGAAGGGGACAATCCCGTTCCGGTATATCCGGTTTCACGGCATCTTTAATGATGAGATGATGGTATACAGTGAGAATGAAGATGGCACACCGGTCTATAACTGGTCTTATGTGGACAAGCTGTATGATTTCCTTCTGGAGCAGGGAGTCCGGCCATTCGTTGAATTGAGCTTTATGCCGGGCCAGCTGGCGAGGTCCAAAGAAACGTTGTTCTGGTGGAGAGGCAATATCAGTCCGCCGTCAGATCCCGCCAAGTGGGAAGCGCTGGTCCGGGCCTTCATCCGTCATTGTCTGAACCGTTACGGGGCGGATGAGGTGAAGCAGTGGTATTTCGAAGTGTGGAACGAGCCTGATCTGGCAGGGGTCTGCTGGGCGGGCAGCAAGGAAGAGTACTTCGCTTTTTACGAATCTACCGTTCATGCGATTAAATCGGTGCTGCCGGAGCTGAGAGCAGGCGGTCCCGCCATGGGATACGGTTCCATCTGGAACGATACCTGGGCAGAAGACTTTTTAGCTTACTGCAGCTCGCGGGAAGTGCCGCTCGATTTCTTTTCGTTCCATATTTATTCGGAATACCCCAAGCTAAAAACGGATGAAGGCCGTTTGACCCGGATCATGCCCCCGGCATTTTTCAAAGAAAGCATTGACCGTGTGCGGCAAAAAATGAATGAGGCACGTTACAGTGACGTTGAGCTTCACATTACCGAGTGGAACTTTTCGCTGTATGACCGGAACCTGCTTCACGATACGATGTTTATGGCCCCGTTTGTCATCTACCAGACGATGAATACGCTCGGGGACGTGGAGGCGATGGCCTACTGGTCTTTTACCGATGTTTTTGAAGAAAGCGTCGTTCCGGCTTCCCCGTTCTATGGAGGCTTTGGCCTGATCAACCGCGATGGGCTGAAGAAGCCAGGGTATTATGCGTTTGAGCTAATGCAGAAGCTGGGTGACGAGCTGCTGATGCAGGGGGATGGTTACACCTTTACCCGGAAAAGCGACGGAAGCCTGCAGTTTCTGTTCTATCACTACGTGCATGTGGATCAGCTGTTTGCGAATGGAGACTGGTCGGAGCTATCCGGTTCAACCCGCTATGATGTATTTGAGGAAAAAGGCAGCAAAGCCTTTGAGATCAATCTTACCCGGCTCACAGGACCCTATAAATGCACCAGCTATCGGCTGGACCGGGAGCATGGGTCGGTATTCGATGAGTGGATGACTATGGGCGCGCCTGATTTTTTAACACAGGACGAAATTCAGTATTTAAACAGCAGAAGCGGTCCGGTCATCCGGACAGAGCTTGTAGGGCAGGAAAGCTGGTGCAAAGAAATTGTACTCCCGCCTCATGGGGTGCTGCTGCTCCAGCTCGAAAGGCAGTTTTAA
- a CDS encoding WGxxGxxG family protein, translating to MKKLITSLACGTVLSISLLGSGYAANAAGTGGGMGTAVPDTGTTGTRTQGVREMNGTGTHLMNQGNTMMNQTTGTMRKGENMVRDAVTPGDNNRVSPLNNTTQTGRYRATSTTTNANNNDDNDSNWGWLGLVGLLGLAGMRSRSTDRDRR from the coding sequence TTGAAGAAGCTGATCACAAGCCTGGCATGCGGTACCGTGTTATCCATTAGCCTGCTGGGATCCGGTTATGCAGCCAATGCAGCTGGTACTGGCGGAGGAATGGGCACAGCGGTTCCCGATACCGGAACAACCGGCACAAGAACACAAGGAGTACGTGAGATGAACGGTACTGGTACCCATCTGATGAATCAGGGCAATACCATGATGAATCAGACCACAGGAACCATGCGTAAAGGCGAGAACATGGTGAGGGACGCGGTCACTCCGGGCGATAACAATAGGGTCTCTCCGCTGAACAACACAACGCAGACCGGCAGATACCGGGCCACCAGTACAACCACCAATGCCAACAACAATGATGACAACGACTCGAACTGGGGCTGGCTCGGCTTAGTCGGCCTCCTGGGGCTGGCCGGCATGCGCAGCAGAAGCACTGATCGTGACCGCCGCTAG
- a CDS encoding M15 family metallopeptidase, translated as MLTLDQVKSKSAGWLGKLHPVLLAGASALIQRCYAKGIPIVITQGMRTIAEQNALYAQGRTTKGNIVTNARGGSSYHNYGLAIDFALLLPDGKSISWDTSRDGNNDRIADWQQVAQEAKKLGFAWGGDWTSFKDYSHLEMTFGLTTEQLRAGKQPTVQQVKDALALINGTGSETDPAISVTLNGVKITSGFLENGTTFAPVRAVAEALGAKVSYDPVNRTVNLVRE; from the coding sequence ATGCTGACTTTAGATCAGGTGAAGAGTAAATCAGCAGGCTGGCTGGGCAAGCTTCATCCCGTGCTGCTGGCTGGTGCGAGTGCGCTAATCCAAAGGTGCTACGCCAAAGGAATTCCGATCGTCATTACCCAGGGGATGCGGACGATTGCTGAGCAGAATGCGCTTTATGCGCAAGGCCGGACAACGAAAGGAAACATTGTAACTAATGCCAGAGGAGGCAGCAGCTACCACAATTATGGTCTGGCGATTGATTTTGCCTTGCTTCTGCCGGACGGGAAAAGCATTTCCTGGGATACCTCCCGTGACGGGAATAACGATAGGATTGCGGACTGGCAGCAGGTGGCGCAGGAGGCGAAGAAGCTCGGCTTCGCATGGGGCGGGGACTGGACTTCTTTTAAAGACTATTCTCATCTGGAGATGACCTTCGGGCTTACCACTGAGCAGCTCCGGGCCGGTAAACAGCCGACGGTACAGCAGGTGAAGGATGCCTTAGCCCTGATTAATGGAACCGGCAGCGAGACGGATCCGGCCATCAGTGTCACATTGAATGGAGTCAAGATTACCAGCGGTTTTCTCGAGAACGGAACAACCTTCGCGCCTGTACGGGCAGTGGCCGAGGCGCTTGGAGCCAAAGTATCTTATGATCCGGTGAACAGGACAGTAAACCTCGTCAGGGAATAA
- a CDS encoding YolD-like family protein, with amino-acid sequence MSKKLEDRGLLEHSRMMLPEHKRRISNEELETLRRGQLILDAQKVEEIECTLALSLRTHVRVTVILYDPSGNKLLNGFVTSIHTHSREIKLQWAEEWKWINVDDIVEVYIV; translated from the coding sequence ATGAGCAAAAAGCTGGAGGATCGTGGTCTGCTTGAGCACAGCCGGATGATGCTGCCTGAGCATAAGCGCCGGATTAGCAATGAGGAACTGGAGACACTGCGCCGCGGCCAGCTAATTCTGGATGCGCAGAAGGTGGAGGAAATCGAGTGTACGCTGGCGCTGTCGCTGCGGACGCATGTCCGAGTAACAGTGATTCTGTATGATCCCTCTGGGAACAAGCTGCTGAACGGATTTGTTACCTCCATTCATACCCACTCGCGGGAAATTAAGCTGCAGTGGGCAGAGGAATGGAAATGGATTAACGTAGACGACATCGTAGAGGTATACATAGTCTAG
- a CDS encoding PH domain-containing protein: MPYCTSCGAEYKEGAKFCGECGAGTDTAASAAPRRPAGGSASGGGPETELWQGKPAGLSDRIKGLIGLNTTRYTITSQRIMVKSGLIGKDLEEIELLRVNDFSVDQTLSDRLLGIGTLTVFSDDASSPQLLFRKIRKVLTVKDVLRKAVRDEKTANNISYREQI; the protein is encoded by the coding sequence ATGCCTTATTGCACCAGCTGTGGCGCTGAATATAAGGAAGGCGCCAAATTCTGCGGAGAATGCGGAGCGGGTACGGACACCGCTGCTTCAGCGGCCCCGCGCCGTCCTGCGGGCGGCTCCGCCTCCGGGGGAGGCCCGGAAACCGAGCTCTGGCAGGGCAAGCCTGCCGGCCTCTCTGACCGGATCAAGGGCCTGATTGGTCTTAACACGACCAGATATACGATTACCAGCCAGCGGATTATGGTGAAGTCGGGACTGATCGGCAAAGATCTGGAAGAAATCGAGCTGCTGCGGGTTAATGACTTCTCGGTAGATCAGACCCTTTCGGACCGACTGCTCGGCATTGGGACTCTGACTGTATTCTCCGATGACGCCTCGTCCCCGCAGCTGCTTTTCCGCAAAATCCGCAAGGTGCTCACGGTTAAAGATGTGCTGCGCAAAGCGGTGCGTGACGAAAAAACTGCCAACAATATCAGCTACCGCGAACAGATTTGA